The sequence CGATCTTTTGAGTACTGCCGGTATCGACCGCCTTATCACAATGGATCTCCACGCCGATCAGATTCAGGGTTTCTTCAATGTACCGGTTGATCACCTTTATGCGTCAACCCTCTTTGTCCCCCACATCAAATCGCTTCAGATCGAAGATTTAGCGATTGCATCCCCCGACGTGGGTGGTTCAAAACGCGCAGGATCTTACTCTAAGCACCTGGAATCGCCAATGGTACTTTGCTACAAATTGCGCGAAAAAGCCAATGAAGTAAGCGACATGAAGATTATCGGTAAAGTAACCGGCAAAAATGTGATCATCCTTGACGACATGGTTGATACCGCCGGCACACTGACAAAGGCAGCAGGACTGATGATGGAGTATGGCGCAAAATCGGTAAGAGCGGTAGTCACCCACCCCATTATGTCCGACCCGGCATCTCAACGCATCGAAGACTCTGTATTGAAAGAGATCATTTTTACCGACTCAATTCCATACAACGGAAATTGCAGCAAAGTAAAAGTGTTATCCGTTGCCGATCTGTTTGCTGACACCATCAAAAAAGTATTCAACAACGAATCAATCAGTAGCCAGTATTTGCTTTAATAAGACATGTAATTACGAGGTTTTCCCGAACATAAGATTAGGTTGTAAAGATAAAAATCATTATCTTTACAACCTCAAAATCACACATTTGAATAACTTCTTGTCATTTCATAGCCGTCAGTATCCGGCTAAATCATTGAAATGAAAGAAGTTTTTCGCATTAAATTTGTTGTTTATTTTGCGAGGAAGAAATTCTGTTCCGACTCGCTCTGAGAAACAAAAAAAACGACACAAAACAAAACACAAATCCGATAACTCTAAAACTTACTATTATGAAAGAAATTGATGACCTTCCGGAATTTGACGACGATGAAGCCATTGCATTCATTTTGAAATACATACCTCAGGAACTCAAAGCAAAAGTAACCGAAGATGACATCGCTTACATTTTGGATGTTATCTACGATTTTTATGAGGCCAATGGGCTGATAGAAGAAAATTCTACCGAAGAAGCTTCCATTGACGAAGATGACATGTTGCTGTTTGTCATGAAAGCAATCAAAAAAGATAAAGTGGTTAATCTTTCAGAAGAAGAAGTCCAATCGTTGCTGGAAGGCGAATTTGAATATGGAAAATCAATAGGCATCTACAACGAAGAAGAAGAATAAAAAAACACAAATATCAACACATAAAAACACTTATGAGCACAACATCCATTTTAGACAAAGCAGCCGATAACATTCGTATTTTGGCATCAAGTATGGTCGAAAAGGCCAAATCAGGTCACCCGGGCGGAGCAATGGGAGGCGCAGACTTCGTAAACGTATTGTTCAGCGAATTCTTAACTTACGATCCTAGCGATCCTCAATGGATCAACAGAGACCGTTTCTTCCTTGATCCGGGTCACATGTCGCCGATGCTTTACAGTGTATTGGCTCTTACCGGCAAATATTCACTTGAAGATTTGAAACAATTCCGTCAATGGGGCAGTGTAACTCCGGGTCACCCCGAAGTGGATGTTGAACGTGGTGTCGAAAACACATCAGGTCCTCTCGGACAGGGCCACACAATGGCTATCGGTGCTGCTATCGCCGAACGCTTCCTTGCTGCCCGTTTTGGCAACTGGATGAGCCACAAAATTTATGCTTTTATTTCTGACGGTGGTGTTCAGGAAGAAATTTCTCAGGGTGCAGGTCGTATTGCCGGAACTCTCGGACTGAGCAACCTGATCATGTTCTATGACTCTAACGACATTCAGCTTTCTACAGTTGTAAGCGAAGTTAGTGTAGAAGACACTGCAAAAAAATACGAAGCTTGGGGCTGGAATGTTATTACAATCGTTGGTAACGATGCCGCTCAGATTCGCGAAGCTTTAACAAAAGCTCAAACTGAAACAGAACGTCCTACCCTGATTATCGGTAAAACCATCATGGGTAAAGGCGCCGTTGCTGCGGACGGAAGCAGCTTCGAAAACAAATGCGCTACTCATGGTATGCCATTGAGCGAAGGCGGTGCTTCATACGAAAAAACAATTCAAAACCTCGGAGGGAATCCTGAAAACCCATTCGTTATCTTCCCTGAAGTTGAAGAACTCTACGCAAAACGTCAAGCCGAATTGGTAAAAATCGCTGCAGAAAAGAAAGCTCAACAAGCAGCATGGGAAAAGGAAAATCCTGAATTGGCTAAAAAATTGGCTAAATTCTTCTCGAAAGAGGCTCCTAAAGTTGACTTTGCTGCTATTGCACAGAAAGCCGATCAGGCTACACGTGCAGCATCTTCAACAGTATTGGCAGCTTTTGCTAGTCAGGTAGAAAACATGATCGTTGCTTCAGCTGATTTGTCAAACTCTGACAAAACAGACGGCTTCCTCAAAAAGACACACGCCTTCACCAAAGGTGATTTCTCAGGTGCATTCTTCCAGGCTGGTGTATGCGAATTGACAATGGCTGCTATTGCAAACGGTATGGCTCTCCACGGAGGGGTTATTCCTGCTGTCGGAACATTCTTTGTTTTCTCTGACTATATGAAGCCTGCCGTACGTATGGCTGCTTTGATGCAATTACCAGTAAAATACGTTTGGACACACGATGCCTTCCGCGTAGGCGAAGATGGTCCTACTCACCAACCGGTTGAACAGGAAGCTCAAATCCGCCTGATGGAACAGTTGAAAAACCACCACGGCAAAAACAGTATGTTGGTGCTTCGTCCGGCCGATGCTGACGAAACAACCGTTGCATGGAAATTAGCGCTCGAAAATACATGTACCCCAACTGGTTTGATTTTGTCTCGTCAAAATATCAAAAACCTTGTTGCTGAAAACGGCTACACATCAGCTTTGCAAGCAGCAAAAGGAGCCTATATCGTTTACAAACCAGCCACTAAAGCTGACATCATTTTGGTTGCCAACGGTTCTGAAGTTGCAACTTTGATTGAAGCTGTTCCGTTCCTGAAAGAAAAAGGCATCGAAGTTCAGGTAGTTTCTGCACCTTCTGAAGGTTTATTCTTCAACCAGGACGAAAGCTATCGTAACGAAGTAATTCCTGCTTCCACACCGGTATTCGGTCTTACAGCAGGTCTGCCTTCTACATTGCAACGTCTGGCTGGCGCAAATGGCAAAGTATTTGGTTTGGATCATTTCGGATACTCTGCTCCTTACAAAGTATTGGATAAAGAATTTGGTTTCACTGCAGAAAATGTAGTTAACCAGGTTACAGCACAATTGGGCAAGTAATAAAACTTGCCCTTCAACCTTAGTTTCTGACACCGTGGAAAGATACACAATGGATATTGTTTATCTTTTAATCACTTAGTTATGTACAAAGCAAGACATAT comes from Paludibacter jiangxiensis and encodes:
- a CDS encoding ribose-phosphate pyrophosphokinase; translation: MHLADSYKVFSGSSSRYLAEQICQSLGCELGKMTTTRFADGEFAVRYDESIRGCYVFLVQSTFPSSDNLMELLLMIDAAKRASAYKVIAVIPYFGWARQDRKDKPRVSIGAKLIADLLSTAGIDRLITMDLHADQIQGFFNVPVDHLYASTLFVPHIKSLQIEDLAIASPDVGGSKRAGSYSKHLESPMVLCYKLREKANEVSDMKIIGKVTGKNVIILDDMVDTAGTLTKAAGLMMEYGAKSVRAVVTHPIMSDPASQRIEDSVLKEIIFTDSIPYNGNCSKVKVLSVADLFADTIKKVFNNESISSQYLL
- a CDS encoding transketolase family protein; this encodes MSTTSILDKAADNIRILASSMVEKAKSGHPGGAMGGADFVNVLFSEFLTYDPSDPQWINRDRFFLDPGHMSPMLYSVLALTGKYSLEDLKQFRQWGSVTPGHPEVDVERGVENTSGPLGQGHTMAIGAAIAERFLAARFGNWMSHKIYAFISDGGVQEEISQGAGRIAGTLGLSNLIMFYDSNDIQLSTVVSEVSVEDTAKKYEAWGWNVITIVGNDAAQIREALTKAQTETERPTLIIGKTIMGKGAVAADGSSFENKCATHGMPLSEGGASYEKTIQNLGGNPENPFVIFPEVEELYAKRQAELVKIAAEKKAQQAAWEKENPELAKKLAKFFSKEAPKVDFAAIAQKADQATRAASSTVLAAFASQVENMIVASADLSNSDKTDGFLKKTHAFTKGDFSGAFFQAGVCELTMAAIANGMALHGGVIPAVGTFFVFSDYMKPAVRMAALMQLPVKYVWTHDAFRVGEDGPTHQPVEQEAQIRLMEQLKNHHGKNSMLVLRPADADETTVAWKLALENTCTPTGLILSRQNIKNLVAENGYTSALQAAKGAYIVYKPATKADIILVANGSEVATLIEAVPFLKEKGIEVQVVSAPSEGLFFNQDESYRNEVIPASTPVFGLTAGLPSTLQRLAGANGKVFGLDHFGYSAPYKVLDKEFGFTAENVVNQVTAQLGK